One Zetaproteobacteria bacterium genomic window carries:
- a CDS encoding MerR family transcriptional regulator, giving the protein MARRLLRAGVPLPDLEEKVFFSISEVSEICRVEPHVLRYWETEFHQLRPEKWGGNRRRYRRRDVYLVLLIRHLLHTMNFTIRGARKQLARSDAAPLYGVGIRRRLRLLRGMLLDARAMLEV; this is encoded by the coding sequence ATCGCCCGGCGTCTGCTCAGGGCCGGCGTACCTCTGCCCGATCTGGAGGAGAAGGTCTTCTTCTCGATCAGTGAGGTCAGTGAGATCTGCCGGGTGGAACCGCACGTGCTGCGCTATTGGGAGACGGAGTTCCATCAACTTCGACCGGAGAAATGGGGCGGCAACCGGCGCCGCTACCGGCGCAGGGATGTCTATCTCGTGCTGCTGATCCGCCATCTGCTCCATACGATGAACTTTACCATCCGCGGGGCACGCAAACAGTTGGCCAGGAGCGATGCCGCACCGCTCTACGGCGTTGGAATCCGCCGGCGGTTGCGGCTGCTGCGCGGCATGCTGTTGGATGCGCGCGCGATGCTTGAGGTGTAG
- a CDS encoding integration host factor subunit alpha: MTKADIVKAVYRRIGISKSESAQLVDDVLETIRRTLEGGEDVKLSGFGHFALRDKGARIGRNPKTGEEIMISPRRVVTFRASPIMKNRINGK; encoded by the coding sequence GTGACAAAAGCAGATATCGTCAAGGCCGTCTATCGGCGGATCGGGATTTCCAAATCGGAGTCGGCGCAGCTGGTGGATGATGTGCTCGAAACCATCCGGCGGACGCTCGAGGGAGGGGAGGATGTCAAGCTCTCCGGATTCGGCCACTTCGCGCTGCGGGACAAGGGGGCGCGCATCGGGCGCAATCCGAAGACCGGCGAGGAGATCATGATCAGCCCGCGGCGCGTGGTGACCTTTCGCGCCAGCCCGATCATGAAGAACCGCATCAACGGCAAGTAG